A region from the Salvia splendens isolate huo1 chromosome 15, SspV2, whole genome shotgun sequence genome encodes:
- the LOC121769441 gene encoding protein WVD2-like 7 isoform X1: protein MGESLVERPTLEKKMDESFKPSAGLDVSISFGRFENDVLSWEKWSSFSPNRYLEEVGSLSTPGSVAQKKAYFEAHYKRIAARKAEELGEEKSIVPAARSLDEWSIDDCGEGSCGIDAELGLSNGDRPVEVAAEAEYASTNATSANELKKDDDSFDSSKEESTLDVFVDGIRERDRSDVGVVSEGCLADEGKEELNREAVELGPNATVEAASPEVEKPPRKKNGAKELTPKSNVARKASSTKRDTNSSRVQAKPLPSSTPRNFKAAPVSTPTSASQPLMKRANGSQVTKSTRGASKSLHTSLILDPSSLPAQSMTRRSLMVEKMGDKDIIGRAFKTFQNRVDGSCNEGKSSTVKKVTSTPSEARMSTPPIRKMRDDAEKASARRNQAGSRSKPSETRSYRGSLVMDKKNTNISAASSSISFRSHDRAEKRKELSQFLKDLEAKSVAKAAENAQLSVKSKEEKDSEIRRLRKSLNFKAKPLPSFYKDRTKAHLEKDPRNKELH, encoded by the exons ATGGGTGAATCTTTGGTTGAAAGGCCAACTTTGGAGAAGAAG ATGGATGAGTCCTTTAAGCCTAGTGCTGGACTGGATGTGTCTATTTCATTTGGTAGATTTGAGAATGATGTTCTCTCTTGGGAGAAATGGTCGTCGTTTTCTCCGAATAGGTATTTGGAGGAGGTCGGGAGTCTATCGACTCCCGGATCAGTAGCTCAGAAGAAGGCCTATTTTGAGGCTCACTACAAGAGAATTGCTGCTAGGAAAGCTGAGGAATTGGGGGAGGAAAAGTCGATAGTCCCTGCTGCTCGTAGCTTAGATGAGTGGAGCATTGATGATTGTGGGGAGGGTTCGTGTGGGATCGATGCAGAACTAGGTCTGTCCAACGGTGATAGACCAGTTGAGGTGGCTGCAGAGGCAGAGTATGCATCTACTAATGCAACTTCTGCCAATGAATTGAAAAAAGATGACGATAGTTTTGATTCTAGTAAGGAGGAATCCACGTTGGATGTTTTCGTAGATGGGATTAGGGAAAGAGACCGTTCTGATGTTGGAGTCGTGAGTGAGGGGTGTTTGGCTGACGAAGGTAAGGAAGAGTTGAACCGTGAGGCCGTCGAGCTTGGACCTAATGCCACTGTAGAAGCTGCTTCGCCTGAGGTGGAGAAACcaccgagaaagaaaaatgGTGCGAAGGAATTAACTCCTAAGTCGAATGTAGCTCGGAAG GCGAGTTCGACTAAAAGGGACACAAACTCGAGTAGGGTTCAGGCGAAGCCTTTGCCATCTTCGACTCCTAGGAATTTCAAGGCAGCGCCAGTGTCCACTCCCACGTCCGCTTCACAGCCCTTGATGAAGAGAGCGAATGGATCACAAGTGACTAAAAGTACGAGAGGAGCTTCCAAGTCGTTGCACACGTCTCTTATATTGGATCCGAGCTCTTTGCCTGCTCAATCCATGACTAGGAGGTCACTGATGGTGGAGAAGATGGGGGATAAGGACATCATCGGACGAGCATTCAAGACTTTTCAGAATCGCGTGGATGGATCTTGCAACGAGGGCAAATCCAGCACTGTGAAGAAG GTGACATCTACTCCTTCGGAGGCGAGGATGTCAACTCCTCCCATTCGTAAAATGAGGGATGATGCTGAAAAGGCGTCTGCTCGAAGGAATCAAGCTGGATCAAGATCAAAACCTTCTGAGACCAG ATCGTATAGAGGTAGTCTGGTGATGGATAAGAAAAACACGAACATTTCTGCTGCCTCGTCTAGCATTAGCTTCAGAAGCCATGACAGAGCTGAGAAAAGGAAAGAG TTATCGCAGTTTTTGAAGGATTTGGAGGCGAAATCAGTGGCCAAAGCAGCAGAAAATGCTCAACTTAGTGTAAAATCAAAG GAAGAAAAGGATTCTGAGATTAGAAGATTGAGAAAGAGCCTCAATTTCAAGGCCAAGCCTCTGCCTTCCTTCTATAAGGATCGAACGAAAGCACACCTCGAAAAG GATCCTCGCAACAAGGAGCTCCACTAG
- the LOC121769441 gene encoding protein WVD2-like 7 isoform X2, translating to MGESLVERPTLEKKMDESFKPSAGLDVSISFGRFENDVLSWEKWSSFSPNRYLEEVGSLSTPGSVAQKKAYFEAHYKRIAARKAEELGEEKSIVPAARSLDEWSIDDCGEGSCGIDAELGLSNGDRPVEVAAEAEYASTNATSANELKKDDDSFDSSKEESTLDVFVDGIRERDRSDVGVVSEGCLADEGKEELNREAVELGPNATVEAASPEVEKPPRKKNGAKELTPKSNVARKASSTKRDTNSSRVQAKPLPSSTPRNFKAAPVSTPTSASQPLMKRANGSQVTKSTRGASKSLHTSLILDPSSLPAQSMTRRSLMVEKMGDKDIIGRAFKTFQNRVDGSCNEGKSSTVKKVTSTPSEARMSTPPIRKMRDDAEKASARRNQAGSRSKPSETRSYRGSLVMDKKNTNISAASSSISFRSHDRAEKRKEFLKDLEAKSVAKAAENAQLSVKSKEEKDSEIRRLRKSLNFKAKPLPSFYKDRTKAHLEKDPRNKELH from the exons ATGGGTGAATCTTTGGTTGAAAGGCCAACTTTGGAGAAGAAG ATGGATGAGTCCTTTAAGCCTAGTGCTGGACTGGATGTGTCTATTTCATTTGGTAGATTTGAGAATGATGTTCTCTCTTGGGAGAAATGGTCGTCGTTTTCTCCGAATAGGTATTTGGAGGAGGTCGGGAGTCTATCGACTCCCGGATCAGTAGCTCAGAAGAAGGCCTATTTTGAGGCTCACTACAAGAGAATTGCTGCTAGGAAAGCTGAGGAATTGGGGGAGGAAAAGTCGATAGTCCCTGCTGCTCGTAGCTTAGATGAGTGGAGCATTGATGATTGTGGGGAGGGTTCGTGTGGGATCGATGCAGAACTAGGTCTGTCCAACGGTGATAGACCAGTTGAGGTGGCTGCAGAGGCAGAGTATGCATCTACTAATGCAACTTCTGCCAATGAATTGAAAAAAGATGACGATAGTTTTGATTCTAGTAAGGAGGAATCCACGTTGGATGTTTTCGTAGATGGGATTAGGGAAAGAGACCGTTCTGATGTTGGAGTCGTGAGTGAGGGGTGTTTGGCTGACGAAGGTAAGGAAGAGTTGAACCGTGAGGCCGTCGAGCTTGGACCTAATGCCACTGTAGAAGCTGCTTCGCCTGAGGTGGAGAAACcaccgagaaagaaaaatgGTGCGAAGGAATTAACTCCTAAGTCGAATGTAGCTCGGAAG GCGAGTTCGACTAAAAGGGACACAAACTCGAGTAGGGTTCAGGCGAAGCCTTTGCCATCTTCGACTCCTAGGAATTTCAAGGCAGCGCCAGTGTCCACTCCCACGTCCGCTTCACAGCCCTTGATGAAGAGAGCGAATGGATCACAAGTGACTAAAAGTACGAGAGGAGCTTCCAAGTCGTTGCACACGTCTCTTATATTGGATCCGAGCTCTTTGCCTGCTCAATCCATGACTAGGAGGTCACTGATGGTGGAGAAGATGGGGGATAAGGACATCATCGGACGAGCATTCAAGACTTTTCAGAATCGCGTGGATGGATCTTGCAACGAGGGCAAATCCAGCACTGTGAAGAAG GTGACATCTACTCCTTCGGAGGCGAGGATGTCAACTCCTCCCATTCGTAAAATGAGGGATGATGCTGAAAAGGCGTCTGCTCGAAGGAATCAAGCTGGATCAAGATCAAAACCTTCTGAGACCAG ATCGTATAGAGGTAGTCTGGTGATGGATAAGAAAAACACGAACATTTCTGCTGCCTCGTCTAGCATTAGCTTCAGAAGCCATGACAGAGCTGAGAAAAGGAAAGAG TTTTTGAAGGATTTGGAGGCGAAATCAGTGGCCAAAGCAGCAGAAAATGCTCAACTTAGTGTAAAATCAAAG GAAGAAAAGGATTCTGAGATTAGAAGATTGAGAAAGAGCCTCAATTTCAAGGCCAAGCCTCTGCCTTCCTTCTATAAGGATCGAACGAAAGCACACCTCGAAAAG GATCCTCGCAACAAGGAGCTCCACTAG